Proteins found in one Planctomycetes bacterium MalM25 genomic segment:
- the dxr gene encoding 1-deoxy-D-xylulose 5-phosphate reductoisomerase: MAASDPSVDPGAARRVAVLGSTGSIGRNAIEVIRASEGRLRATVLSAHTRLDRLIEQAELVRPKYVVAADEQAAAEQSWKGLPSDTKLLVGAEGLEEAATCDEVDTVLAAIVGAAGVRSTIAALRAGKTVALANKETLVTAGPIVRRMLDEARVADPAAPPRLLPVDSEHNAVFQSLACGQRKEVERIVLTASGGPFRTWPREQLAQVTVDEALAHPTWDMGPKITIDSATMMNKALEVIEARWLFDAPADRIRVVIHPQSVIHSMVEFVDGSVVAQLGPPDMKLPIQHALNHPQRLPGPAERIDWTRVHDLRFEPADFDRFPALELGFECARSGGTSGAVLNAANEAAVQSFLDGELHFTEIVPACRSILEAHDYDPDPTLERIEEIDRWAREEIHTWVCA; the protein is encoded by the coding sequence ATGGCCGCCAGCGACCCATCCGTTGATCCTGGCGCCGCTCGGCGGGTCGCTGTGCTCGGCTCGACCGGCAGCATCGGCCGCAACGCGATCGAAGTGATCCGCGCCAGCGAAGGCCGCTTGCGGGCGACCGTTCTCTCGGCCCACACGCGGCTGGACCGGCTCATTGAGCAGGCCGAACTGGTCCGCCCCAAATACGTGGTCGCCGCCGACGAGCAGGCCGCGGCCGAGCAATCCTGGAAGGGGCTCCCCTCGGACACCAAGCTGCTGGTCGGCGCGGAAGGGCTCGAGGAGGCCGCCACCTGCGACGAGGTCGATACGGTGCTGGCCGCCATCGTCGGCGCCGCGGGCGTGCGGAGCACGATCGCCGCGCTCCGCGCCGGCAAGACGGTCGCCCTCGCCAACAAGGAGACGCTCGTCACCGCCGGCCCGATCGTCCGCCGGATGCTCGACGAGGCCCGCGTGGCGGACCCCGCCGCCCCGCCCCGGCTGCTGCCGGTCGATAGCGAACACAACGCGGTCTTCCAGTCGTTGGCGTGCGGTCAACGCAAAGAGGTCGAACGGATCGTGCTGACCGCCAGCGGCGGGCCGTTCCGCACGTGGCCCCGTGAGCAGCTCGCCCAGGTGACCGTCGATGAAGCCCTCGCCCACCCGACGTGGGACATGGGGCCGAAGATCACGATCGACTCGGCCACGATGATGAACAAGGCGCTCGAGGTCATCGAAGCGCGGTGGCTGTTCGACGCGCCGGCCGATCGCATCCGTGTGGTCATCCATCCCCAGTCGGTGATCCACTCGATGGTCGAGTTTGTCGATGGCTCGGTCGTCGCGCAGCTCGGACCGCCCGACATGAAGCTGCCGATCCAGCACGCCCTGAACCACCCCCAACGCCTGCCCGGCCCCGCCGAGCGGATCGACTGGACCCGCGTTCACGACCTGCGTTTCGAGCCGGCCGACTTCGATCGCTTCCCGGCGCTCGAACTCGGCTTCGAGTGCGCCCGCAGCGGCGGGACGAGCGGCGCGGTGCTCAACGCCGCCAACGAGGCGGCCGTGCAGTCGTTCCTCGACGGCGAGCTGCACTTCACCGAGATCGTCCCCGCCTGCCGCAGCATCCTCGAAGCGCACGACTACGACCCCGACCCGACGCTCGAGCGGATCGAAGAGATCGACCGCTGGGCACGCGAAGAAATCCACACCTGGGTGTGCGCGTAG
- the rseP gene encoding Regulator of sigma-E protease RseP: protein MQTLSAILQVALGLGFVIFVHELGHFLVAKACGVRCDKFFVGFDIGGLKISRKWGETEYGIGALPLGGYVKMFGQDDNVANIAEEMERSRALEGSPDAKEVTAPDGSKIWIDKRSYLAKSVPQRMAIISAGVIMNIIFAGIMAWIAFGVGVPESPAVVGGVLPGAPAWEAGLKTGDRFTRVNEIENPSYQELTEEVVLGDVSKGVDCVIQSANGTTRDLVLKPRKTGKMPQIGVLPSTRPFVAAKDAVIPFTPAAELGDAGFHDGDQIVAIGARSIDSYADLAAVLQTRMDEPLEYTVVRGGKPPKDDPYGDLEGGERVSFTVGPNAMERLGIVPRLGPIVSVAADSPAAAAGLKAGDRILAVDGVAIGVAPEGEEAIDPVLLESRLAAVAERGEEATLRVERGEETLDLAVTPRVVDWRTTNLVIAPKAYDTLGVACEVASIVDAIIGGSAAASADLKVGDRILKATLRSENPNEKLSKTIEIDFDAEAKNWSALLDSVQDRSPDFVVELLLVRSAKPGAEASGGDPTHTIELKPAAVADAYTPARGVSIQPLERLGIAGSMAEQTQLAWDSVTRNLTTVLRFLQGLGSGQVSASGAGGPIAIAQGAGAAANAGFGSLLMFLVMLSANLAVLNFLPIPVLDGGHMVFLLYEGITGRPVNERVMIALQMVGLFLLLGLMLYVTTNDISRLFTRLF from the coding sequence ATGCAAACCCTCTCCGCGATCCTGCAAGTCGCCCTCGGCCTGGGCTTCGTGATCTTCGTTCACGAATTGGGCCACTTCCTCGTCGCCAAAGCGTGCGGCGTGCGGTGCGACAAGTTTTTTGTCGGGTTCGACATCGGCGGTCTGAAGATCAGCCGCAAGTGGGGCGAGACCGAGTACGGCATCGGTGCGCTGCCGTTGGGCGGCTACGTGAAGATGTTCGGCCAGGACGACAACGTCGCGAACATCGCCGAAGAGATGGAGCGTTCCCGCGCCCTCGAGGGCTCGCCCGACGCGAAGGAGGTCACCGCGCCGGACGGCAGCAAGATCTGGATCGACAAGCGGAGTTACCTGGCGAAGAGCGTCCCGCAACGGATGGCGATCATCTCCGCGGGCGTGATCATGAACATCATCTTTGCCGGCATCATGGCCTGGATCGCCTTCGGCGTCGGCGTGCCGGAGTCGCCGGCCGTCGTCGGCGGCGTGTTGCCCGGCGCGCCCGCCTGGGAGGCCGGTTTGAAGACGGGCGACCGCTTCACCCGCGTCAACGAGATCGAGAACCCGAGCTATCAAGAGCTGACCGAGGAGGTCGTCCTCGGCGATGTCAGCAAAGGGGTCGACTGCGTCATCCAATCGGCCAACGGCACGACCCGCGATCTCGTGCTCAAGCCCCGCAAGACGGGCAAGATGCCACAGATCGGCGTGCTCCCCTCGACGCGGCCGTTCGTCGCGGCGAAGGACGCCGTCATCCCCTTCACGCCCGCGGCCGAACTGGGCGACGCCGGCTTCCACGACGGCGACCAGATCGTGGCGATCGGCGCCCGTTCGATCGACTCCTACGCCGACCTCGCCGCGGTCCTGCAGACCCGGATGGACGAGCCGCTCGAGTACACGGTGGTCCGCGGCGGCAAGCCCCCGAAGGACGACCCGTACGGCGACCTCGAGGGGGGTGAGCGGGTGAGTTTCACTGTCGGCCCGAACGCGATGGAACGCCTCGGCATTGTGCCCCGTCTGGGACCGATTGTGTCAGTAGCCGCCGACTCTCCCGCGGCGGCGGCTGGCCTGAAGGCCGGCGATCGGATCCTGGCCGTGGACGGGGTCGCTATCGGCGTCGCCCCGGAGGGCGAGGAGGCGATCGACCCGGTGCTGCTCGAATCCCGCCTGGCCGCGGTCGCCGAGCGGGGCGAAGAGGCGACCCTCCGCGTCGAGCGCGGTGAGGAGACGCTCGACCTCGCCGTCACGCCACGCGTTGTCGATTGGCGCACCACCAACTTGGTCATCGCCCCGAAGGCGTACGACACGTTGGGCGTCGCCTGCGAAGTTGCGTCGATCGTCGACGCGATCATCGGCGGCAGCGCCGCGGCCTCCGCCGATCTGAAGGTGGGCGACCGCATCCTGAAGGCGACGCTCCGTTCGGAGAACCCCAACGAGAAGCTGAGCAAGACGATCGAGATCGATTTCGACGCCGAGGCGAAGAACTGGTCCGCTCTGTTGGACTCGGTGCAGGACCGCTCGCCCGACTTCGTGGTCGAGCTGTTGTTGGTCCGCTCGGCCAAGCCGGGCGCCGAGGCGTCGGGCGGCGACCCGACGCACACGATCGAGCTGAAGCCCGCCGCGGTCGCCGACGCCTACACGCCGGCGCGGGGTGTCTCGATCCAGCCGCTTGAGCGGCTGGGCATCGCGGGCTCGATGGCCGAGCAGACCCAGCTCGCTTGGGACAGTGTCACTCGCAACCTGACGACCGTGCTGCGATTCCTGCAGGGGCTCGGCAGCGGCCAAGTCTCCGCGTCGGGCGCGGGCGGGCCGATCGCCATCGCCCAGGGGGCCGGTGCGGCGGCCAACGCAGGATTTGGCTCCTTGCTGATGTTCCTCGTGATGCTCAGCGCGAACCTGGCGGTCCTCAACTTCCTGCCGATCCCCGTGCTCGACGGGGGCCACATGGTGTTCTTGCTTTACGAGGGAATCACGGGCCGCCCGGTCAACGAGCGGGTGATGATCGCCCTGCAGATGGTCGGGCTCTTCTTGCTGCTGGGTCTGATGCTCTACGTGACGACGAACGACATCTCGCGGCTCTTCACCCGGCTCTTCTGA
- the ogt gene encoding Methylated-DNA--protein-cysteine methyltransferase codes for MTDRSDRLVTSRLDSPIGPLLLGAVGRSLCLVEYAEESRAERQLRRVGERMGLGPCAGSSVAIDQTAEQLAEFFAGKRQGFSIPLELMGTPFQQSVWAELLKIPPGETRSYGQIARALGDPAATRAVGAANGANPISILVPCHRVVRTGGALGGYGGGLDRKSWLLDHEQRMAGVTLFA; via the coding sequence GTGACTGACCGCAGCGATCGCCTCGTCACGTCGCGCCTCGACTCACCGATCGGCCCGCTGCTCCTCGGGGCAGTGGGCCGATCGCTTTGCCTCGTCGAGTACGCCGAGGAATCGCGGGCGGAGCGCCAGCTCCGCCGGGTTGGCGAGCGGATGGGGCTCGGGCCGTGCGCCGGGTCGTCGGTGGCAATCGATCAGACCGCGGAGCAGCTCGCCGAGTTTTTCGCGGGGAAACGCCAGGGGTTTTCGATTCCACTTGAGTTGATGGGCACGCCTTTTCAGCAGAGCGTGTGGGCGGAGCTGCTCAAGATCCCGCCAGGCGAGACCCGCTCATACGGACAGATCGCCCGTGCGTTGGGCGACCCGGCCGCCACCCGCGCCGTGGGCGCCGCGAATGGCGCTAACCCGATCTCGATCCTCGTCCCCTGCCACCGTGTCGTGCGGACGGGCGGGGCGCTCGGTGGCTATGGCGGAGGTCTCGACCGCAAGAGTTGGCTGCTCGACCACGAGCAACGCATGGCCGGCGTCACGCTCTTCGCCTAG
- the rsmE gene encoding Ribosomal RNA small subunit methyltransferase E — MSHRFFSETRLDFDPDSPAPARLTDAEAHHFLHVMRGSVGDRVTLFDGSGREFEAEATETSRREVTLALRSCAEVDREPAVGLTLGVALPKGDRQKVLVEKLTELGVARLVPLTTERSVVAPKASGLDKLRRAVIEASKQCGRNRLMAIDEPAALTRFLETAEADARWIAHPYSGSQPEAIATGSCTIAVGPEGGFTEPEVAAAAATGWAGVALGKSLLRIETAAIALAALVTCGDR; from the coding sequence GTGTCCCATCGGTTCTTCAGCGAAACCCGGCTCGATTTCGACCCTGATAGCCCCGCCCCCGCGCGGCTGACCGACGCCGAGGCGCACCATTTCCTGCACGTGATGCGGGGGAGCGTGGGCGATCGGGTCACGTTGTTCGATGGCTCGGGGCGCGAGTTCGAGGCCGAGGCGACCGAGACCTCACGCCGGGAAGTGACGCTCGCCCTGCGGTCGTGCGCCGAGGTCGATCGCGAGCCGGCGGTCGGGCTGACGCTCGGCGTCGCGCTGCCGAAGGGGGACCGCCAGAAAGTGCTGGTCGAGAAACTCACCGAGCTGGGCGTCGCGAGGCTCGTCCCGTTAACCACCGAGCGGAGCGTCGTCGCGCCGAAGGCGTCCGGCCTCGACAAGCTCCGCCGCGCCGTGATCGAGGCGTCGAAGCAGTGCGGTCGGAACCGGCTGATGGCGATCGATGAACCGGCGGCTCTGACGCGGTTCCTCGAAACGGCCGAGGCGGACGCGCGCTGGATCGCGCACCCTTACTCCGGATCCCAACCTGAGGCGATAGCCACCGGCTCCTGCACCATCGCCGTCGGACCCGAGGGGGGTTTCACCGAGCCGGAAGTCGCGGCGGCAGCCGCAACCGGCTGGGCGGGGGTCGCGCTCGGCAAGAGCCTCCTGCGGATCGAGACGGCGGCGATCGCGTTGGCGGCGTTGGTGACCTGCGGCGACCGCTAG
- the axeA1_1 gene encoding Acetylxylan esterase precursor: MNPLPRLLFLIAMASTSTHAGGEPNVSRYHLLTGEAAEAGDEGGATYEQRGDAQRSSRWATGVTDPIVTVYRPEADLGSRAAVIVFPGGGYSGLAIDKEGHFVARWLAERGLVGVLVPYRCGGGEHQHPVPQADAARAVRWVRANARRFDIDPERVGVLGFSAGGHLAASTATLHGSTTPKETDPALAAFSARPDFAVLVYPAISFRDDVGHRGSRTNLIGKDPGEEEIALLSTDEQVTADTPPTLLIHAIDDPGVPVENSQRFYDACRRHGVPVEMHLYETGGHGFGMWAPAGSVTRWPAALEAWLVGRGLAETR; this comes from the coding sequence ATGAACCCGCTCCCCCGACTCCTCTTTCTGATCGCCATGGCTTCGACCAGCACACACGCCGGCGGAGAACCGAACGTCAGCCGCTACCACCTGCTAACCGGCGAAGCGGCGGAGGCGGGCGACGAGGGTGGCGCCACTTACGAACAACGGGGCGACGCGCAGCGCTCCAGCCGGTGGGCGACCGGCGTGACCGACCCGATCGTGACCGTCTACCGCCCCGAGGCGGATCTCGGTAGCCGCGCGGCGGTGATTGTCTTCCCCGGCGGGGGCTACTCCGGCCTGGCGATCGATAAGGAGGGGCACTTCGTCGCCCGCTGGTTGGCCGAACGCGGCCTCGTCGGCGTGTTGGTCCCCTACCGTTGCGGTGGCGGGGAGCATCAGCACCCCGTGCCCCAGGCAGACGCGGCCCGGGCGGTGCGTTGGGTCCGCGCCAACGCCCGGCGTTTCGACATCGATCCCGAGAGGGTCGGCGTGCTTGGCTTCTCGGCCGGTGGGCACTTGGCGGCGAGCACGGCGACCCTGCACGGCTCCACGACCCCGAAGGAGACCGACCCCGCGCTCGCGGCGTTCTCCGCCCGGCCCGACTTCGCCGTGCTGGTCTACCCGGCCATCAGCTTCCGCGACGACGTGGGCCACCGCGGGTCGCGGACCAACCTGATCGGCAAGGACCCGGGCGAGGAAGAGATCGCCCTGCTCTCGACCGACGAACAAGTCACCGCCGACACCCCGCCGACGCTGCTGATCCACGCCATCGACGACCCGGGCGTGCCGGTCGAGAACAGCCAGCGTTTCTACGACGCCTGCCGGCGGCACGGCGTGCCGGTCGAGATGCACCTTTACGAGACGGGCGGGCACGGCTTCGGCATGTGGGCGCCGGCGGGCTCGGTCACGCGGTGGCCCGCGGCGCTCGAGGCGTGGCTCGTCGGTCGCGGGCTGGCCGAAACGCGTTAG
- the rsmD gene encoding Ribosomal RNA small subunit methyltransferase D — MAKKRKQSDTPAEAVDLRIIGGRYRGAKLTSEPLLQTTGRTAGERVTRPMKHRVREAIFNLVGLDAAGKHAIDVFAGTGALGLEAISRGAESATLIERHVPTATVVKQNVAAMEVQDRCEVLVTSAFVWRQRDVASGTWPAREPQATRPWLVFISPPYAFFIERQEEMLTLIQTLHDAAPTGSVLVIEADDRFDFSLLPGQVKQHRSETGWDVREYHPAVVGVLRIDPTDSSS, encoded by the coding sequence ATGGCCAAGAAGCGAAAGCAGAGCGACACCCCCGCCGAGGCGGTCGATCTGCGGATCATCGGCGGCCGCTACCGCGGGGCCAAGCTGACCAGCGAGCCCCTCCTGCAGACCACCGGCCGCACCGCCGGCGAACGGGTCACGCGCCCCATGAAGCACCGCGTCCGCGAGGCGATCTTCAACCTCGTCGGCCTCGACGCGGCGGGCAAGCACGCGATCGACGTCTTCGCCGGCACCGGGGCCTTGGGGCTCGAGGCGATCAGCCGCGGCGCCGAGAGCGCGACCCTCATCGAACGCCACGTGCCGACCGCCACCGTCGTCAAGCAGAACGTCGCCGCGATGGAGGTCCAAGATCGGTGCGAAGTGCTCGTAACCAGCGCCTTCGTTTGGCGACAACGGGACGTGGCCAGCGGGACGTGGCCGGCTCGTGAACCGCAGGCGACGCGGCCCTGGCTCGTGTTCATCTCGCCCCCCTACGCGTTCTTCATCGAACGCCAGGAAGAGATGCTCACCCTCATCCAAACCCTGCACGACGCCGCCCCCACGGGCAGCGTGCTGGTCATTGAGGCGGACGATCGCTTCGACTTCTCCTTGTTGCCCGGCCAAGTCAAGCAGCACCGCAGCGAGACCGGCTGGGACGTGCGCGAGTACCACCCCGCCGTCGTGGGGGTGCTCCGGATCGACCCCACGGACTCCTCATCATGA
- the ppiB gene encoding putative peptidyl-prolyl cis-trans isomerase, with the protein MRRFIGWLVLASVTAVAVPLSAQEAAAPAAPATPEKAAYLAALEAYKDQVREIESLWAAYQATGDKTEQETINEQLKPVVAEAKIKVNAMVDAALEAFKAAPMSDKEVTDLLLSVAEHQAVGRGEGGGGDQYETAVPILEALVDGGHDKAELPVWGALAAICVNDFDLADKFAALAEKSGALRAGPGGDEAAQETFATALRFIEDRARYRARWEKEQKVREAEAAADNNPRVKLKLNKGDVVIELFEDQAPIATANFLSLVKKGFYEGVVFHRVLPRFMAQGGDPTGSGSGGPGYSIACECEKPDARGHFRGTLSMAHAGKDTGGSQFFLCFVPTDFLDGRHTAFGRVVEGFDVIGDIQVIDPGKNGPQPDVIEKAEVLRDRGHAYEFDKLPGR; encoded by the coding sequence ATGAGACGCTTCATCGGTTGGTTGGTCCTTGCTAGCGTGACGGCGGTCGCCGTCCCCCTGTCGGCCCAAGAAGCGGCGGCCCCGGCGGCGCCGGCCACGCCCGAGAAGGCCGCCTATTTGGCCGCCCTCGAGGCCTACAAGGACCAGGTCCGCGAGATCGAGAGCCTGTGGGCCGCCTACCAAGCGACCGGGGATAAAACGGAACAAGAAACTATCAACGAACAGCTGAAGCCCGTGGTGGCCGAAGCCAAGATCAAGGTGAACGCTATGGTTGACGCCGCCCTCGAAGCCTTCAAAGCCGCCCCCATGAGCGACAAGGAGGTGACCGACCTGCTGCTCTCGGTCGCCGAGCACCAGGCGGTCGGACGCGGGGAAGGGGGCGGTGGAGACCAGTACGAGACCGCTGTGCCGATCCTCGAAGCGCTCGTCGACGGCGGTCACGACAAGGCGGAGCTGCCGGTCTGGGGTGCGTTGGCGGCGATCTGCGTGAACGACTTCGACCTGGCTGACAAGTTCGCCGCCCTCGCCGAGAAGAGCGGCGCCTTGCGGGCCGGGCCGGGCGGGGACGAAGCCGCCCAAGAGACCTTCGCCACCGCGCTGCGGTTCATCGAGGATCGGGCGCGTTACCGCGCTCGCTGGGAGAAGGAGCAAAAGGTCCGCGAAGCCGAAGCGGCCGCCGACAACAACCCGCGTGTGAAGCTGAAGCTCAACAAGGGAGACGTTGTCATCGAGCTGTTCGAGGACCAGGCACCGATCGCGACCGCGAATTTCTTGTCGCTGGTAAAGAAGGGCTTCTACGAGGGGGTCGTCTTCCATCGGGTGCTGCCCCGATTCATGGCTCAGGGGGGCGACCCCACCGGCAGCGGATCGGGCGGGCCGGGCTACTCGATCGCGTGCGAATGTGAGAAGCCCGACGCCCGCGGCCACTTCCGCGGCACCCTCAGCATGGCTCACGCCGGCAAAGACACGGGCGGTTCGCAGTTCTTCCTGTGCTTCGTACCGACCGACTTCCTCGACGGCCGCCACACGGCGTTCGGACGTGTCGTGGAGGGCTTCGACGTCATCGGGGACATCCAAGTGATCGATCCGGGCAAGAACGGCCCGCAACCCGACGTCATCGAGAAGGCGGAGGTCCTCCGAGACCGGGGGCACGCCTACGAGTTCGATAAACTCCCCGGCCGCTAG
- the cmpR_1 gene encoding HTH-type transcriptional activator CmpR: MQLKSLKVFCDIIRLGSFSKAAELNGVSQPSASQLVHQLEDRLGAQLIDRSKRPFVVTEAGRLYFEGCHDLVHRYEELEHLVRQKHESPGGRLRVGAIYSAGLGQMHRVVEEFREEQPGVDLQVEYMHPQQVDETVLAGEVDLGVTSYPESGKQFTAIPWRDEPFALAVAAGHPLAGRGGVTVEALAGLPMVMTQTGLRVRDEVDRWLAAHRIEVTVAVEFDNLESVKRAIEVDDGVGLLPAPVFATETISGTLVRVNLVDEAGQPETFVRPLGVIHRRGEDLSVAAEHFLELLKRHADDPPERPLARATAGGGAAKPAAV; this comes from the coding sequence ATGCAGCTCAAATCGCTCAAAGTCTTCTGCGACATCATCCGGCTCGGCAGCTTCTCGAAAGCGGCCGAGTTGAATGGCGTGTCGCAGCCCAGCGCGAGCCAACTCGTCCATCAGTTGGAAGACCGCCTTGGGGCGCAGCTGATCGATCGATCGAAGCGGCCCTTCGTTGTCACCGAGGCGGGGCGGCTTTACTTCGAGGGGTGCCACGATCTGGTGCACCGCTACGAGGAACTCGAGCACCTGGTCCGCCAGAAGCACGAGTCGCCCGGCGGGCGGTTGCGTGTCGGCGCCATCTACTCGGCCGGTCTCGGGCAGATGCACCGCGTGGTCGAGGAGTTCCGAGAGGAGCAGCCCGGGGTCGATCTACAAGTCGAGTACATGCACCCGCAGCAGGTCGATGAGACGGTGCTGGCGGGCGAGGTCGATTTAGGCGTGACCAGCTACCCCGAGTCGGGCAAGCAGTTCACCGCCATCCCCTGGCGCGACGAGCCCTTTGCCCTGGCGGTGGCCGCCGGCCACCCGCTCGCCGGACGCGGGGGCGTCACGGTCGAAGCCCTTGCTGGCCTGCCGATGGTGATGACCCAGACCGGACTGCGGGTACGGGACGAGGTCGATCGTTGGCTCGCGGCGCACCGGATCGAAGTGACCGTGGCGGTCGAGTTCGACAACCTTGAATCGGTTAAGCGCGCTATCGAAGTGGACGACGGCGTCGGCCTGCTGCCGGCGCCCGTGTTCGCTACCGAGACGATCTCCGGCACACTCGTGCGGGTCAACCTCGTTGACGAGGCGGGCCAGCCCGAGACCTTCGTCCGGCCGTTGGGCGTGATCCATCGGCGGGGCGAGGACCTTTCGGTTGCGGCCGAGCACTTCCTCGAACTGCTCAAACGCCACGCGGACGACCCCCCCGAACGCCCGCTCGCGCGGGCCACGGCGGGCGGCGGCGCGGCTAAGCCGGCGGCCGTGTGA